ACTTTCATGAATACCACTTGAAGTAATTTTAACGAACTGTCCAGACTCCTTAAGTGTTTCAATGTCTTTGGCGCCACAGTATCCCATTCCTGCCCGTAAGCCACCTATGAACTGATGGATACTTTCAAATAACTCGCCTTTGTAAGGTACACGGCCCACAATGCCTTCCGGTACCAATTTTTTTATGTCGTCTTCAACATCTTGGAAATAACGGTCTTTACTGCCTTCTTTCATTGCTTCAACCGATCCCATGCCACGGTAAGACTTGAATTTTCGTCCTTCGTAAATAATGGTTTCCCCCGGCGATTCTTTTGTACCAGCCAATAACGATCCTAACATTACGGTATCGGCTCCTGCTGCAATAGCTTTTGGAATATCGCCCGTATAACGGATACCACCATCTGCAATTACCGGAACACCCGAACCTTTGATGGCTGCCGACACTTCCAATACGGCAGAAAACTGAGGAAACCCAACTCCGGCCACCACACGTGTAGTACAAATAGATCCCGGACCAATTCCTACTTTTACGGCATCGGCACCCGCTTCAACCAAATATTTGGCTGCAGCGGCTGTAGCTATATTTCCAACAATAACTTCTAATTCTGGGAACTTAGCTTTCACTTCTTTTAGCACACTTACCACGCCTTTGGTGTGTCCGTGTGCCGTATCGATAACCACAGCATCAACACCCGCATTTACCAAGGCTTCTGCACGTTCAACGGCATCGGCAGTAACACCAAGTGCCGCTGCAACACGTAAACGCCCATATTCATCTTTATTGGCATTTGGCTTTTGACTGACTTTAGTGATGTCCCTAAAGGTAATTAAACCTGAAAGCTTATAGTTGTCGTCTACAATAAGTAGCTTTTCAATTTTATGCTCCTGAAGTATAATCTCTGCATCTCTCAACGAGGTTCCTATTGGTGCTGTAACCAAATTTTCACTGGTCATAACCTCTGCAATAGGTTTTTTGTTTTTGTGTTCAAAACGCAAATCACGATTGGTTACGATACCTTTTAGCATACCTTTTTCATCAACAATAGGAATACCACCAATACTGTGTTCTGCCATAGAGGCTTTAGCATCGCGTACCGTAGCGGTTAAAGGCAAGGTAACTGGGTCGATAATCATACCACTTTCGGCACGTTTAACACGTCTAACCTTAAGGGCTTGTTGCTCGATAGTCATGTTTTTATGCAAAACACCAATGCCACCCTCCTGAGCCATAGCAATAGCCATTTTACTCTCGGTAACCGTATCCATTGCCGCCGAAATAATTGGCACATTAATGGTAATGTTGCGTGTAAATTTTGATTGGATATTAACTTCTCTCGGAAGTACTTCAGAGAATGCTGGAACTAAAAGAACGTCGTCGTAAGTTAGCCCCTCTCCTAGTATTTTGTTTTGATGTGCAGTCATGATGCAATTACGATTATAATTGCGTGCAAATATACAATATAAAAATGATTAATTATGTTAATTTAATATTCATATATTTACGGTTTTATCTTGAACCACCACGTCCTCTTCTTCTATAGTTTCCGCGTCTATTATTCACGTTTTGACCTGCAAATTTTCCGAATTTATAAACAAATGTCAGCATAAAATATTGCTCTAGTATTTGATTTTCCACATCACGAATAGACGTTTCGGTAACCGAGCGGCTAAAGCCATTGTTCATACCCAACATATCGTAGCCCACTAAGGTCAATGTTCCTTTTTGTTTGAATAACTGAACGCCCAGGCCTGCATTCCAAAAAACGGCATCACCATCAAAATCGTCGCCTACCCTACTGTTGTATCGATATGATACTTTATTGTTAAAAAAAGCATTTTTCAAAAAAAACAACGTTGACTCGAACCTAAGGTTCTGAACAAAATAATCGTTGTTATTAAACGCATTGGTATCGTAACTGGTGTTTGTAGCACTATAACTGTATGAGGTATTTATTTCTATTTTCTTATCGTATGAATAGCTCAAAGACACCGATGGTCTAAGCGTATTGGTTTGAGCAGTAAATTCTATTCCGTTTTGTATGGACCTAATATTATCAAAACTACCAGAAAAGCGCACACCTAAATTATAGTTTGTTTTTTGGTTTAAAAAGGATTTGTTCACTCCTAAATTTCCGGATAAACGGTAATCCCCATCAATATTTTCATAAGTGGTGTAACGAATTAAATTTTCATCGGTGATGGTAGAATTTATAATTTTATCGTTAACAACAGTTGCTCTGGCACTTCCGTTTAAACTAAGCTTATTGGCCGCCAAATTGTTTTGATACCTAAAACGGAAATTGTGACTCACCCCAGGCTCTAAATTAGGATTCCCGGTTATAATGTGCGTAATGTTACTTACGTTGGGCACCGGCTGTAATTGGCTAATGGAAGGCAAATCGACATTTTGCCTGTAATTCAATGAGATATTTTTGTATCCTTTTTCGTCCCGATAGCGTATTCTTCCAGAATATGTTAAGTACTTGAAGTCATTTTTAAAGTTACGGTCTTCAATAATTTCGTCAACATACTTTCTAAAGGTATTGGTATAAGCGCTTTCAAATTCAAAACGAATGTCGTTATGTTCGTATCGCAATCGAAGCGACGGGCGCACCGTAGTTGTAATGTATCTGCTGTCTGTACTTATACTTGTGTTAAAGTTATCGTATGCTTCAGTGTCTTCGTTATAATCGAAAATACTTTTTTCGTTGTTATTGGTATTTACACTGGCACTATAGCTAGGCATGACCCT
This genomic stretch from Flavobacteriaceae bacterium GSB9 harbors:
- the guaB gene encoding IMP dehydrogenase translates to MTAHQNKILGEGLTYDDVLLVPAFSEVLPREVNIQSKFTRNITINVPIISAAMDTVTESKMAIAMAQEGGIGVLHKNMTIEQQALKVRRVKRAESGMIIDPVTLPLTATVRDAKASMAEHSIGGIPIVDEKGMLKGIVTNRDLRFEHKNKKPIAEVMTSENLVTAPIGTSLRDAEIILQEHKIEKLLIVDDNYKLSGLITFRDITKVSQKPNANKDEYGRLRVAAALGVTADAVERAEALVNAGVDAVVIDTAHGHTKGVVSVLKEVKAKFPELEVIVGNIATAAAAKYLVEAGADAVKVGIGPGSICTTRVVAGVGFPQFSAVLEVSAAIKGSGVPVIADGGIRYTGDIPKAIAAGADTVMLGSLLAGTKESPGETIIYEGRKFKSYRGMGSVEAMKEGSKDRYFQDVEDDIKKLVPEGIVGRVPYKGELFESIHQFIGGLRAGMGYCGAKDIETLKESGQFVKITSSGIHESHPHDVAITNESPNYSR